A genomic window from Halogeometricum borinquense DSM 11551 includes:
- a CDS encoding RNA-guided endonuclease InsQ/TnpB family protein: MEYSHRYHAYPTQAVAERLEYHIDVHRQAYNYTRYEYENVDADNIGSAYKHHYRLPDWKDEFSVFSDVNSKALQRTVTRFYQNLSNLSKKKQNGNKVGKLKWKSPTEYQSMTYSQSGFELKNTSGRHATLELSKVGDIRIRYHREIHDQAEIKEVTIKKETTGEWFVSFGLETDDADLPEKPDVDSLNTSNSVGIDLGILNYIHTSDGKTVDWLDLEDDYERLRREQRKLSRKEKGSNNYEKQRVEVAKVKRHIRRKVLDYQHKLTTWLVKEYDAVFVEDLNVQCMLQDDGNARNKQDVAWRQFITLLEYKGDLHGTHVVQVDARGTTKECASCGVETAKPIWVREHSCPACGFETDRDANASLNVLQRGFSALGLGWPESTPVETALPTDTHSVSAKRVVETGSLGA, translated from the coding sequence ATGGAATACAGTCACCGCTACCACGCTTACCCGACACAAGCAGTAGCGGAGCGACTGGAATACCACATCGACGTTCATCGCCAAGCGTACAACTACACTCGGTACGAATACGAGAACGTTGACGCCGACAACATCGGGTCAGCGTACAAACACCACTACCGACTCCCCGATTGGAAAGACGAGTTCTCTGTGTTCTCCGACGTGAACTCGAAGGCTCTGCAACGAACCGTCACACGGTTCTATCAGAATCTCTCGAACCTTTCCAAAAAGAAACAGAACGGAAACAAGGTTGGGAAGTTGAAGTGGAAGTCTCCGACTGAGTACCAGAGCATGACGTATTCGCAGTCCGGCTTCGAACTCAAAAACACGAGTGGCCGACACGCGACGTTAGAACTCTCCAAAGTCGGAGATATTCGTATTCGCTACCACCGTGAAATCCATGACCAAGCAGAAATCAAGGAAGTCACCATCAAGAAGGAGACAACCGGAGAGTGGTTCGTCTCGTTCGGCCTCGAAACCGATGATGCTGACTTGCCTGAGAAACCCGACGTGGACTCGCTCAACACGAGCAACAGCGTTGGAATCGACCTCGGCATCCTCAACTACATCCACACAAGCGACGGCAAGACCGTGGACTGGCTCGACCTCGAAGACGACTACGAGCGCCTCCGACGAGAACAGCGTAAGTTGTCTCGAAAGGAGAAAGGATCGAACAACTACGAGAAACAGCGAGTCGAAGTAGCGAAGGTGAAGCGTCATATTCGTCGGAAGGTGCTGGACTACCAGCACAAACTCACGACGTGGCTCGTCAAGGAGTATGACGCCGTGTTCGTGGAAGACCTGAACGTCCAGTGTATGCTTCAGGACGACGGGAACGCTCGGAACAAGCAGGACGTGGCGTGGCGACAGTTCATCACCTTGCTTGAATACAAGGGAGACTTGCACGGAACGCACGTCGTTCAGGTTGATGCTCGGGGCACGACGAAAGAGTGTGCGTCGTGCGGTGTAGAGACGGCGAAACCTATCTGGGTTCGTGAGCATTCGTGTCCGGCGTGTGGGTTTGAAACGGATAGGGATGCAAACGCTTCGTTGAACGTCTTGCAGAGAGGCTTTTCTGCATTAGGGCTGGGATGGCCCGAATCAACGCCCGTGGAGACTGCGCTCCCTACGGATACTCATTCGGTATCTGCAAAGCGCGTCGTGGAAACGGGAAGCCTCGGGGCTTGA
- a CDS encoding phosphoglycolate phosphatase: MASDVPPLVLDIDGTLTDEPGRLDPRAFDVLPSWDAPVVLATGKSFPYPVSLCHYLGLERNVVAENGGVVLANGEVTYTGDKERAQAVADEFVARGGDLGWGSFDDTNYWRETEIAVSLAADEKLLREVATEYEMDVIDTGYAYHVKTPGVEKGIGFKRLCETLSMDPDEFVAVGDSTNDTSTFGVVGQSYAVANADEAAKAAADEVLSASYMDGTLSVLESIQE, translated from the coding sequence ATGGCTTCAGACGTGCCGCCGCTCGTTCTCGACATCGATGGGACGCTCACCGATGAACCCGGTCGCCTCGACCCGCGCGCGTTCGACGTGCTTCCCTCGTGGGATGCCCCTGTCGTCCTCGCGACGGGCAAATCGTTCCCGTATCCGGTCAGTTTGTGTCACTATCTTGGCCTCGAACGGAACGTTGTTGCGGAGAACGGGGGCGTCGTCCTCGCTAACGGCGAGGTGACGTACACCGGCGACAAGGAACGCGCACAGGCCGTCGCAGACGAGTTTGTCGCCCGCGGCGGTGACCTCGGTTGGGGTTCGTTTGACGATACGAACTACTGGCGCGAGACCGAGATTGCGGTGAGTCTCGCGGCCGACGAGAAACTCCTCCGCGAAGTCGCCACCGAATACGAGATGGACGTTATCGACACGGGGTACGCCTACCACGTCAAGACGCCCGGCGTCGAGAAAGGAATCGGGTTCAAGCGACTCTGCGAGACGTTATCGATGGATCCGGACGAGTTCGTCGCCGTCGGTGACAGTACGAATGATACGTCCACGTTCGGCGTCGTCGGCCAGTCCTACGCCGTCGCCAACGCCGACGAGGCGGCGAAGGCCGCCGCCGACGAGGTCCTCTCTGCGTCGTACATGGACGGGACGCTCTCAGTGCTGGAATCAATCCAAGAGTAA
- the glpA gene encoding anaerobic glycerol-3-phosphate dehydrogenase subunit GlpA gives MTETPSVLVIGGGSTGCGIVRDLAMRGLDVTLVEKGNLTHGTTGRMHGLLHSGGRYAVSDQPSATECIEENRVLRRIASHCVEMTGGLFVQRPEDSDDYFEEKLEGCRECGIPAEVLSAEEAREMEPYLAEDIKRAIRVPDGAIDPFRLCVANAADAIDHGARVETHAEVVDVLIEDGEVVGVEVEHGEADLGIAEGEPGTREKLYADYVVNATGAWAGQIGDMAGVDVAVRPSKGVMTIMNVRQVDTVVNRCRPKGDADIVVPHETTCILGTTDEEVDDPEDYPEEGWEVDLMIDTLSELVPMLSEARTIRSFWGVRPLYEPPGTGTEDPTDITRDFFLLDHADRDDLPGMSSIVGGKLTTYRMMAEKISDHVCEKVGVEAECRTAEEPLPGSEDFSVLRDWMDEFGIRSPIGRRSAQRLGSRTDDVLGEWDGPNPVVCECEGVTRAEIHDAMNHAGTDLNAVRIRTRASMGNCQGAFCSHRMANELVEDHSELVVRDSLDELYQERWKGERHALWGRQLSQAMLKHMLHATTMNRDGDPAASDADVDFGAFDAGTGAAAGETSGTGGDTDRAATDGGAPTDGSLAEVNDADS, from the coding sequence ATGACCGAAACGCCGAGCGTCCTCGTCATCGGCGGCGGGTCAACCGGGTGCGGCATCGTACGCGACCTTGCGATGCGCGGACTCGACGTGACTCTCGTCGAGAAGGGGAACCTGACACACGGGACGACGGGCCGGATGCACGGCTTACTCCACAGTGGGGGACGATACGCCGTCTCTGACCAGCCGTCCGCGACAGAGTGTATCGAAGAAAACCGCGTCCTGCGACGGATCGCAAGTCACTGCGTGGAGATGACCGGCGGTCTGTTCGTCCAACGGCCCGAGGACAGCGACGACTACTTCGAGGAGAAGTTAGAAGGGTGCCGCGAGTGTGGCATCCCGGCCGAAGTTCTCTCCGCCGAAGAGGCCCGCGAGATGGAACCGTACCTCGCAGAGGACATCAAACGAGCCATCCGCGTCCCCGACGGCGCGATTGATCCGTTCCGTCTCTGTGTCGCCAACGCCGCCGACGCCATCGATCACGGTGCCCGCGTCGAGACGCACGCCGAAGTCGTTGACGTGCTCATCGAAGACGGCGAAGTCGTCGGTGTCGAAGTCGAACACGGGGAGGCAGACCTCGGAATCGCCGAGGGCGAACCCGGAACGCGGGAAAAACTGTACGCCGACTACGTCGTGAACGCAACGGGCGCGTGGGCCGGGCAAATCGGCGACATGGCGGGCGTCGATGTGGCGGTTCGCCCCTCGAAGGGCGTCATGACCATCATGAACGTGCGGCAAGTCGATACGGTCGTCAACCGCTGTCGGCCGAAAGGCGACGCCGATATCGTCGTCCCGCACGAGACGACGTGCATCCTCGGCACCACCGACGAAGAAGTCGATGACCCCGAAGACTACCCCGAGGAAGGGTGGGAAGTCGATCTGATGATCGATACACTCTCGGAACTCGTGCCGATGCTGAGCGAAGCGCGGACGATTCGCTCGTTCTGGGGGGTCCGTCCGCTTTACGAACCGCCGGGAACGGGGACGGAGGACCCGACGGACATCACGCGCGATTTCTTCCTCTTAGACCACGCCGACCGGGACGACCTGCCGGGCATGTCCTCTATCGTCGGCGGAAAGCTGACCACCTACCGCATGATGGCCGAGAAGATTTCCGACCACGTCTGCGAGAAAGTCGGCGTCGAGGCCGAGTGTCGGACCGCTGAGGAGCCACTGCCAGGATCTGAAGACTTCTCCGTCCTCCGCGATTGGATGGACGAGTTCGGGATTCGCTCGCCTATCGGACGCCGGAGCGCTCAGCGACTTGGGTCGCGTACGGACGACGTACTCGGCGAGTGGGACGGCCCGAACCCCGTTGTCTGTGAGTGCGAAGGCGTCACGCGCGCGGAGATTCACGACGCGATGAACCACGCGGGGACCGACCTGAACGCCGTCCGGATCCGAACGCGCGCCTCGATGGGGAACTGTCAGGGTGCGTTCTGCTCGCACCGAATGGCTAACGAACTGGTCGAGGATCACAGCGAACTCGTCGTCCGCGACTCGCTGGACGAACTCTACCAAGAACGCTGGAAGGGCGAACGACACGCCCTCTGGGGCAGACAACTCTCACAGGCAATGCTGAAGCACATGCTCCACGCGACGACGATGAACCGTGACGGCGACCCCGCCGCGTCCGATGCCGATGTGGACTTCGGCGCGTTCGACGCCGGAACCGGGGCGGCTGCCGGAGAAACGTCGGGTACCGGCGGCGACACCGACCGGGCGGCGACAGACGGAGGCGCGCCAACCGACGGTTCGCTGGCGGAGGTGAACGATGCCGATTCGTGA
- a CDS encoding DUF368 domain-containing protein, which yields MSKPSDDARGQLNSSWVVIFIKGICMGAADAVPGVSGGTIALITGIYERLIAAVTAISPGRIMAVLGGVVPERRGDAIAALKKMDVGFLIALGAGIAVSVTSITRVMHIGINTYPVLTFGFFFGLIAASAWVLFTEVEVNTPGRIGAAIAGFVFAFVASGQAGTSLGTGLPVTVLAGAIAVSAMILPGISGSLLLILLGQYEYMSGALKSFVDGLLGLVVGGSTTPVTESGLIVVAFMLGAVIGLFTIAHAVRWALEHHRKPTLAFLVALIVGALRAPVAKTGENLAELGRVWTTEAYAIFAAMAIVGAGAVLLVDRYAGLAEINDDTIDDETGDETTPSGGLD from the coding sequence ATGTCGAAGCCCTCGGACGATGCTCGCGGACAACTCAATTCCTCGTGGGTTGTCATTTTCATCAAAGGTATTTGCATGGGAGCTGCAGACGCTGTCCCCGGCGTTTCCGGCGGTACCATCGCACTCATAACCGGTATCTACGAACGACTTATCGCGGCTGTGACAGCCATCTCGCCCGGCCGAATCATGGCCGTTCTCGGCGGTGTCGTCCCCGAACGACGGGGGGACGCAATCGCGGCACTCAAGAAAATGGACGTTGGGTTCCTCATCGCCCTGGGGGCTGGTATCGCTGTCTCCGTCACAAGCATCACTCGCGTCATGCACATCGGAATCAACACCTACCCGGTCCTCACATTCGGGTTCTTCTTCGGTCTCATCGCCGCCTCGGCGTGGGTGCTGTTCACCGAAGTCGAAGTCAACACGCCCGGCCGAATCGGTGCCGCCATCGCCGGGTTCGTCTTCGCGTTTGTCGCTTCCGGCCAGGCGGGAACCTCGCTCGGAACGGGGCTTCCCGTTACCGTTCTCGCGGGAGCGATAGCCGTCAGCGCGATGATTCTCCCCGGTATCTCGGGATCGCTGTTGCTCATCCTTCTCGGCCAGTACGAGTACATGTCCGGTGCGCTGAAGTCGTTCGTCGATGGCCTCCTCGGACTGGTCGTCGGCGGGTCAACGACACCTGTCACAGAAAGCGGTCTGATCGTCGTTGCGTTCATGCTCGGTGCCGTTATCGGCCTATTCACCATCGCACACGCCGTTCGATGGGCACTCGAACACCACCGCAAGCCGACGCTCGCGTTCCTCGTCGCCCTCATCGTCGGCGCACTGCGCGCACCCGTTGCCAAGACGGGAGAGAATCTCGCTGAGTTGGGTCGCGTCTGGACGACGGAAGCGTACGCTATCTTCGCCGCGATGGCAATCGTCGGCGCTGGCGCTGTGCTCCTCGTGGACCGCTATGCGGGGCTCGCAGAGATTAACGACGACACGATAGACGACGAAACTGGAGATGAGACCACCCCGAGTGGAGGTCTCGACTGA
- a CDS encoding Cdc6/Cdc18 family protein has product MRLTDRIDRRRRRGDGTHRLVRDLSALNPTHHLTEPVGRGPTLERLLDRLDPAFDGRLPESFCVVGPKGAGKSAVVAALFEHLAATAPTQHGAIQTTTRAATSAVTEFAAVDARAADSEFALLRAVLAAVADDAVPERGVGTAALRDRLRDELDRFRRLVVAVDHVGESKTVTLETLDSTFEEMSPALSYVAVGRAFPDAHVESVEVPRYERHALVDVLTRRASDGLVRDGIDHETVSEVAAWADGDAHDGLAALFSAAVVATDDGATRIGSSHVAAGCDAVPEDGCALGRVFALPASRRRVLAVLASLDPADCSSVTVAADAIAAHPSVDLSAATVKRVLYELADDGIVRRVDTGLGDDGPGRPPTRPEPNFPTTVFDRLGGAGDSVTRSER; this is encoded by the coding sequence ATGAGACTTACTGACCGAATCGACCGACGACGACGACGCGGGGACGGGACTCACCGACTCGTCCGCGACCTGTCCGCGCTGAACCCGACGCACCACCTCACAGAACCGGTCGGCCGTGGACCGACGCTCGAACGACTCCTCGACCGACTCGACCCCGCATTCGACGGCCGCCTCCCCGAGAGCTTCTGCGTCGTCGGGCCGAAAGGCGCTGGAAAGTCCGCGGTCGTGGCCGCGTTGTTCGAACATCTCGCCGCGACGGCACCGACTCAACACGGTGCTATACAGACGACGACGCGTGCTGCAACGTCTGCGGTCACCGAGTTCGCCGCCGTTGACGCGCGCGCCGCGGATTCAGAATTTGCGCTTCTCCGCGCCGTCCTCGCTGCCGTCGCCGATGACGCCGTCCCCGAACGGGGCGTCGGCACCGCTGCCCTCCGTGACAGACTCCGCGACGAACTCGACCGGTTTCGCCGTCTCGTCGTCGCCGTCGATCACGTGGGAGAATCGAAGACAGTCACGCTCGAAACACTCGATTCGACGTTCGAGGAGATGTCGCCGGCACTCTCGTACGTCGCCGTCGGGCGTGCGTTTCCCGACGCCCACGTCGAATCGGTCGAAGTGCCCCGATACGAACGGCACGCACTCGTGGACGTGTTGACCAGACGGGCCTCGGACGGACTCGTCCGCGACGGCATTGACCACGAAACAGTGAGCGAGGTGGCCGCGTGGGCTGACGGCGACGCTCACGATGGACTCGCGGCCCTGTTCAGCGCGGCCGTCGTCGCTACAGACGACGGAGCGACGCGCATCGGCTCCTCGCACGTCGCTGCGGGATGCGATGCAGTACCCGAAGATGGCTGTGCGCTCGGCCGCGTCTTTGCTCTCCCGGCGAGTCGTCGTCGCGTACTCGCCGTCCTCGCATCGTTAGACCCTGCAGACTGTTCTTCGGTCACCGTTGCCGCTGATGCCATCGCCGCGCATCCGTCAGTTGACCTCTCGGCCGCGACGGTGAAACGCGTCCTCTACGAACTCGCTGATGACGGCATTGTCCGCCGTGTGGATACCGGTCTGGGAGATGACGGTCCCGGCCGCCCGCCGACCCGTCCGGAACCGAACTTTCCGACGACCGTCTTCGACCGACTCGGCGGGGCCGGTGACAGTGTGACCCGTTCCGAGCGGTGA
- a CDS encoding HEWD family protein — MSEPKLRTPTKRTCERCGRVERWDAAQTTWRVVEADGERQVGSPYCIHEWDINGTFAPFEDKNAHA, encoded by the coding sequence ATGAGCGAACCGAAACTCCGCACGCCGACGAAACGAACCTGTGAGCGATGCGGTCGCGTCGAACGATGGGACGCCGCGCAGACGACCTGGCGCGTGGTTGAAGCGGACGGCGAACGGCAAGTCGGGAGTCCCTACTGTATCCACGAGTGGGACATCAACGGAACGTTCGCGCCGTTCGAAGATAAGAACGCACACGCCTGA
- a CDS encoding rubrerythrin-like domain-containing protein, which translates to MVLTHTDVDPYSPTESYYECRDCGARTTGKPITTCEECGSDALFNLSVPRE; encoded by the coding sequence ATGGTGTTGACGCACACGGATGTGGACCCGTACAGTCCAACGGAGAGCTACTACGAGTGTCGTGACTGTGGCGCACGCACCACAGGAAAACCGATCACGACCTGTGAGGAGTGCGGAAGCGACGCCTTGTTCAACCTCTCGGTCCCACGGGAGTAA
- a CDS encoding anaerobic glycerol-3-phosphate dehydrogenase subunit C, with translation MSDAENPPNVTPDEQTDFEPVQVFDDETEMDLRPGADNCYKCTSCDTSCPVAEVNDDFPGPKFQGPEQWRLKRKDDADIDDSIMSCSNCMRCDNACPSSVPLSQMHNTARGEYVDEQMDKLSREYIRNRILSNYRTMAEIGSKVPRLTNFLMGNSLVQKINEKVLGITSEREFPEFAQQTFREWWAERGGAKVSSDEKKIAYFHGCYSNYNTPEVAKALVRVYEEFGYEIAVPRQRCSGTPMFANGMLDDAGRAAKTNVSEFNDLLEEGYDIVASCTSCSMSLRQEYPELFEYHGTEEVAANTYEAMEYLRIHEDLESELKDASVSEQSFAYHAPCHARNQGLDRQAVELFRELDGVTIEDVGDSCSGISGTYGWKEEKYETSMKIGEEMFDHMSHAEGNVGMTECPTCSMQMEHGTGYDIKHPLQLLEEALV, from the coding sequence ATGAGCGACGCAGAGAACCCACCCAACGTTACACCAGACGAACAGACCGACTTCGAACCCGTACAAGTGTTCGACGACGAGACGGAGATGGACCTCCGTCCCGGCGCGGACAACTGCTATAAGTGTACCTCCTGCGACACGTCCTGTCCGGTCGCGGAGGTCAACGACGACTTCCCCGGGCCGAAGTTCCAGGGCCCCGAGCAGTGGCGGCTGAAGCGCAAGGACGATGCGGACATCGACGACTCCATCATGTCGTGTTCGAACTGCATGCGCTGTGACAACGCGTGTCCGTCGAGCGTCCCGCTGAGCCAGATGCACAACACCGCACGCGGGGAGTACGTAGACGAGCAGATGGACAAACTCTCCCGAGAGTACATCCGCAACCGCATCCTCTCGAACTACCGCACCATGGCCGAAATCGGGAGCAAGGTGCCCCGACTGACCAACTTCCTGATGGGTAACTCCCTCGTCCAGAAGATCAACGAGAAGGTGCTCGGTATCACGTCCGAACGCGAGTTCCCCGAGTTCGCCCAACAGACCTTCCGCGAGTGGTGGGCTGAACGCGGTGGCGCGAAAGTCTCCTCCGACGAGAAGAAAATCGCGTACTTCCACGGCTGTTACTCGAACTACAACACGCCCGAGGTTGCAAAGGCACTCGTCCGCGTCTACGAGGAGTTCGGCTACGAGATAGCCGTCCCGCGACAACGCTGTTCGGGGACGCCGATGTTCGCAAACGGGATGTTGGACGACGCCGGACGCGCCGCGAAAACGAACGTCTCGGAGTTCAACGACCTCCTTGAGGAAGGGTACGATATCGTCGCGTCGTGTACTTCCTGTTCGATGTCGCTCCGGCAGGAATATCCCGAACTGTTCGAGTACCACGGCACCGAGGAAGTCGCCGCGAACACGTACGAGGCGATGGAGTACCTCCGCATCCACGAGGACCTCGAATCTGAACTCAAAGACGCCTCCGTCTCCGAGCAGTCGTTCGCCTACCACGCACCGTGTCACGCCCGCAATCAGGGTCTCGACCGGCAGGCAGTCGAACTGTTCCGCGAACTCGACGGCGTCACCATCGAGGACGTGGGCGACTCCTGTTCGGGTATCTCCGGAACCTACGGGTGGAAAGAAGAGAAGTACGAAACGTCGATGAAAATCGGTGAGGAGATGTTCGACCACATGAGCCACGCCGAGGGGAACGTCGGCATGACCGAGTGTCCGACGTGTTCGATGCAGATGGAACACGGCACCGGCTACGACATCAAGCACCCGCTCCAACTGCTCGAAGAAGCGCTGGTCTGA
- the glpB gene encoding glycerol-3-phosphate dehydrogenase subunit GlpB, with protein MPIREDVLVVGGGLAAATSALAAAESGKTVRLVAHKKSTLRQASGLIDVLGYTDGDGPHADPYAAISDLPDDHPYKLVGEDGIKEGLRIFDEAVGEMYAGGHTDTNALVPTYGGTVKPTARYPKSVEPGLASVGEPTLFVGFEGTTDFAPQVVADHVAAAGVPFETRGVRVPFPKTFRDDARLTRLAKALDKDESAGRVGVRRSLAETVKAHLEGEERVGFPAMLGDAHGEEVRAELEDRLGVSVFEVPTGPPSLLGLQLEDRLFDALDEAGVRISTGNPAVGYEADGDRIEAVYVDRRGNRVPYHAEEFVLATGGLVGKGIDSDRERVTEPVFGCHIPHPDDRYDWSDEEAFGGHEFARFGVVPDEEMRPTTASGEPHFENLRAAGSVVGGADVAREKSASGVSLATGAVAGSRAGEEA; from the coding sequence ATGCCGATTCGTGAAGACGTGCTCGTCGTCGGCGGCGGCCTCGCGGCCGCAACGTCCGCTCTCGCCGCGGCCGAGTCGGGCAAGACGGTCAGACTCGTCGCGCACAAGAAGAGTACGCTCAGGCAAGCCAGCGGGCTGATAGACGTACTCGGCTACACGGATGGAGACGGACCACATGCGGACCCCTACGCCGCGATATCCGACCTCCCCGACGACCACCCGTACAAACTCGTCGGCGAGGACGGAATCAAGGAGGGACTGCGCATCTTCGACGAGGCGGTTGGCGAGATGTACGCGGGCGGGCACACCGACACGAATGCGCTCGTTCCAACCTACGGCGGAACGGTCAAACCGACAGCGCGGTATCCGAAGTCGGTCGAACCGGGCCTTGCCAGCGTGGGGGAACCGACTCTGTTTGTCGGGTTCGAGGGAACGACTGACTTCGCACCGCAGGTCGTCGCCGACCACGTTGCTGCCGCGGGCGTCCCGTTCGAGACGCGCGGCGTCCGCGTTCCGTTCCCCAAAACGTTCCGCGACGACGCGCGCCTGACCCGTTTGGCGAAGGCGTTAGACAAAGACGAATCCGCCGGCCGCGTCGGCGTCCGCCGGAGCCTCGCGGAGACGGTGAAAGCACACCTCGAAGGCGAAGAGCGGGTCGGCTTCCCCGCGATGCTCGGAGACGCACACGGCGAGGAAGTTCGCGCGGAACTCGAAGACCGACTCGGCGTCTCGGTGTTCGAGGTGCCGACCGGACCGCCGAGTCTCCTCGGCCTCCAACTCGAAGACCGCCTGTTCGACGCCTTAGACGAGGCTGGCGTCCGAATCTCGACCGGGAACCCCGCTGTGGGCTACGAGGCCGACGGCGACCGAATCGAGGCAGTGTACGTAGACCGCAGGGGGAACCGCGTCCCGTACCACGCCGAGGAGTTCGTCCTCGCAACGGGGGGACTCGTCGGCAAGGGAATCGACTCCGACCGCGAGCGCGTCACCGAACCAGTCTTCGGCTGTCACATCCCGCACCCCGACGACCGGTACGACTGGTCCGACGAGGAAGCGTTCGGCGGCCACGAGTTCGCCCGGTTCGGCGTCGTCCCCGACGAGGAGATGCGACCCACCACGGCGAGTGGCGAACCACACTTCGAGAACCTACGCGCTGCGGGCAGCGTCGTCGGCGGTGCCGACGTGGCGCGCGAGAAATCCGCGAGCGGCGTTTCACTGGCGACGGGAGCCGTCGCCGGAAGCCGCGCCGGGGAGGAAGCCTGA
- a CDS encoding class I SAM-dependent methyltransferase, translating to MGFHTFDVDRAENLDDEGRYRYCSREELLSLLRPNPDAVVADFGSGTGFYTDDVAPHVGTCYAVDVQSEMHEFYRQKGAPDTVTFVTADVSSLPFADDELDAAFSTMTYHEFASDDAVAELARVVKPGGRVVTVDWTKAGDGESGPPTDERYGLGDAVTAFEAHGFDVIRATTRRETFVCVARNR from the coding sequence ATGGGCTTTCACACGTTCGACGTTGACCGCGCCGAAAATCTCGATGACGAGGGGCGGTATCGGTACTGCTCGCGTGAGGAACTCCTCTCGCTCTTGCGTCCGAACCCGGACGCCGTCGTCGCGGACTTCGGGAGTGGAACCGGTTTCTACACCGACGACGTGGCACCGCACGTCGGCACGTGCTACGCCGTGGACGTACAGTCTGAGATGCACGAGTTCTACCGTCAGAAGGGGGCACCCGACACCGTCACGTTCGTCACGGCGGACGTGTCTTCGCTCCCGTTCGCTGACGACGAACTCGACGCGGCGTTTTCGACGATGACGTATCACGAGTTCGCGTCCGACGACGCAGTCGCAGAACTCGCACGTGTCGTGAAACCCGGTGGGCGCGTCGTTACCGTCGATTGGACGAAAGCCGGCGACGGCGAGTCCGGTCCGCCAACCGACGAACGCTACGGACTAGGCGATGCCGTGACCGCCTTCGAGGCGCACGGCTTTGACGTGATCCGAGCGACGACCCGCCGGGAGACGTTCGTCTGCGTCGCACGAAACAGGTAA
- the cutA gene encoding divalent-cation tolerance protein CutA: MPTVYVTAPSDHAEDIAHTLVEERLAACVNRVACESVYRWDGEVFDESEVILLAKTTAERYGELRKRITELHPYDVPCIERFDEDDVLPAYAAWVEGATADGEDEGDGVE, translated from the coding sequence GTGCCAACTGTCTACGTTACCGCGCCGTCGGACCACGCCGAGGATATCGCGCACACTCTCGTTGAAGAACGACTCGCCGCCTGCGTCAACCGCGTCGCCTGTGAGTCGGTGTACCGATGGGACGGCGAGGTGTTCGACGAGTCAGAGGTGATTCTCTTGGCGAAGACGACGGCGGAGCGCTACGGCGAACTCCGCAAGCGAATCACGGAGTTGCATCCGTACGATGTCCCCTGCATCGAACGGTTCGATGAAGACGACGTTCTCCCCGCGTACGCGGCGTGGGTCGAAGGCGCGACGGCCGACGGCGAAGACGAAGGCGACGGCGTCGAGTGA